In Ornithinibacter aureus, the genomic stretch CGGGCCTCCTGCCGCGCCGGATCACCAGCGGCGGACCGCTCAGGACCGCGTGGCGGTCGTGCGTGCCACGCAGTCAGCGGGTGACGCCGTCGTAGAGGCCGCGGCCGACCGCCTCGCTGACCGTTGCAGATTCGACGATGTGCAGTCCGGGAGGAACTGGACCGGCGCCCGCCACCCCCGGGGGGACGACCGCCCGAGTGAAGCCCAGACGGGCCGCCTCGGCCAGGCGGCGGTGCGCTCCGGTCACGGGCCGGATCTCGCCGGCCAACCCGACCTCACCGAAGGCGATGGTGCCGTGCGGCAGCGGTCTGTCGGTGATGGCGCCCGCCAGGGCGAGCGTGATGGCCAGATCGGCCGCGGGCTCGGTGAGGCGGACCCCGCCCACGGTCGACAGGTAGGCGTCGCTACCGCCGATGGGCGCGGCCGCTCGTTTGTCGAGGACGGCCAGGATCATGTTGACCCGGGCCGTGTCCAGGCCACTGGTCGCGCGCCGCGGGGTGGACAGGGTCGACGCGGTGACCAGCGCCTGCACCTCGGTGACGAGTGGCCGTCGCCCTTCCAGGGTCACGGTCACGCAGGTTCCCGCGACCGCAGCGGTTCGGCCGGACAGGAAGAGGGCACTCGGGTCGGTCAACCCGACGATGCCGACGTCGGACAGATCGAAGCAGCCGACCTCGTCGGTCGGGCCGAAGCGGTTCTTCACGGCACGCACGAGCCGCAGCCTGCTGTGGCGATCGCCATCGAACTGCACGACGACGTCGACGAGGTGCTCGAGCACCCGTGGCCCGGCGATGGAGCCGTCCTTGGTGACGTGCCCGACGAGAAGGACGGCGATGCCGCGCGCCTTCGCGACCTGGATCAGCGACGCGGCAACCTCACGAACCTGCGAGACGTTGCCGGCGGACCCCTCCACCTCCGCGCTGCTGATCGTCTGGACGGAGTCGACGATGACGAGCTCGGGCTTCAGGGCGTCGATCTGGCCGAGCACGGTGGCGAGGTCGGTC encodes the following:
- the radA gene encoding DNA repair protein RadA, encoding MSGTASRRSARSAAAYRCSECGWQAVKWVGRCGECQAWGSVTEVGAATARTTAASAVDRPAIPIGEVDVRRAVARPTGVPEFDRVLGGGIVPGAVVLVAGEPGIGKSTLLLDVAARAARSGDHGDRKVLYVSGEESSAQVRTRAERIEAMARSLYLASETDLATVLGQIDALKPELVIVDSVQTISSAEVEGSAGNVSQVREVAASLIQVAKARGIAVLLVGHVTKDGSIAGPRVLEHLVDVVVQFDGDRHSRLRLVRAVKNRFGPTDEVGCFDLSDVGIVGLTDPSALFLSGRTAAVAGTCVTVTLEGRRPLVTEVQALVTASTLSTPRRATSGLDTARVNMILAVLDKRAAAPIGGSDAYLSTVGGVRLTEPAADLAITLALAGAITDRPLPHGTIAFGEVGLAGEIRPVTGAHRRLAEAARLGFTRAVVPPGVAGAGPVPPGLHIVESATVSEAVGRGLYDGVTR